In one window of Bacillota bacterium LX-D DNA:
- a CDS encoding adenylate kinase, producing the protein MRLLIMGPPGAGKGTQAVEITEKLGIPHISTGDMFRKAIKEGTGMGKKAKEYIDAGQLVPDEVTVGIVKERLAEEDCKKGFLLDGFPRTVKQAESLDTILAELNYKLDKVLCLEVPFEILMQRLTGRRVCPNCGASYHISNNPPKETGVCDKCGGQLVHRSDDTEETVSSRLKVYEQQTAPLIVFYEAKKIICHINGNQAVDNVLKDIGSCLGRDM; encoded by the coding sequence GTGAGGTTGCTAATTATGGGACCTCCAGGTGCTGGAAAAGGTACTCAGGCAGTAGAAATTACTGAAAAACTGGGCATTCCTCATATCTCCACCGGCGATATGTTTCGAAAAGCAATCAAAGAAGGCACTGGGATGGGTAAAAAAGCAAAAGAATATATAGATGCTGGACAATTAGTCCCTGATGAGGTAACTGTGGGGATTGTCAAGGAAAGGCTGGCTGAAGAAGACTGTAAGAAAGGTTTTTTACTTGACGGTTTCCCCAGGACTGTTAAGCAGGCAGAAAGTTTAGATACAATTCTAGCGGAGCTGAATTATAAGCTGGATAAAGTACTTTGCTTAGAAGTTCCTTTTGAAATATTAATGCAGCGTCTAACGGGCAGGAGGGTTTGCCCTAACTGTGGTGCCAGTTATCACATCTCAAATAATCCACCAAAAGAAACTGGTGTCTGCGATAAATGTGGCGGTCAACTTGTTCACCGTAGTGATGACACAGAAGAGACTGTTTCAAGCAGACTAAAGGTTTACGAGCAGCAAACAGCTCCTTTAATTGTATTCTATGAAGCCAAAAAGATTATCTGCCATATCAATGGTAATCAGGCCGTAGATAATGTTTTAAAAGATATTGGCAGCTGCTTGGGGAGAGATATGTGA